One stretch of Methyloversatilis sp. RAC08 DNA includes these proteins:
- a CDS encoding O-antigen ligase family protein translates to MLPVWQGAIRLLAGIALVSVLADSPGTRRAIAAVLAVCALTAGAAWVAGLAAAPVSHVIHALTDVFGQPLGLLPDFSLLLYDALCVTGLIGVLLRRDRRAGLPHLAFLSALGAFWWWGVLTVAVRGAGPASGADLSQMATGLSGWATWVYWAALTLLLVRDESQVQHTLKALGIGGLIVGAVIALQWMGADFSYVIASVPGVSEGFHRVRGTDYYHAPAAGIVALTALALFGLTDERRRFAASLGAAALVGLAILNNTRAVSLALMSGLTVLLMASLWRRQWRTTAMSLLAVALVAPHLLYLKPSLTGAPAQVSAATSERDGWTDFGPSSDPTAAESPGGTPTRRAAVAEVARANAPRSALAESGLEILPDAWLIGHGIGTLDLPLEGNSFGGLTSTYSTHTLYLDMALMAGIPALLAALVVFASGAVGALQAIFGRNSSPVRTGSAAALLAMLTMFAVISLFLPQERNEVIGIGFAVAALALAAAGRSRPEAASPALQQVGAWIPGYVLIALGAAGWTILTSPAYIFPALELVGRHGAEIVLERQHVYVNEPAMRPVLAFLLRLRGGDTAQVSLLADGAQALEARQAWIVWNPGRLPAYPALASLLGKPRHPHRNQALAISMPAHWWLMPSAQPTASFLFAGARRELPAGGLHRSVDGASIQVPVLPNHAPFATIRLGPTIGGQADHVADFNHGSSVSWNAAHNAEIRFHVPEMAQQPLRAYRMTALHNRSMRAAERYAWAIEGSADGRAWTQIDSRNGERVSHDASLPSTYLIPAAPAFPFYRIRFAPAGDAPGAYAGLAEMELYFSPDRGFTD, encoded by the coding sequence ATGTTGCCAGTCTGGCAGGGCGCCATTCGTCTGCTCGCGGGCATTGCACTGGTCAGCGTTCTGGCGGACAGCCCGGGCACGCGCCGGGCGATCGCAGCCGTTCTGGCCGTTTGCGCGCTGACTGCGGGTGCGGCGTGGGTAGCCGGTCTGGCGGCTGCGCCGGTCAGCCATGTGATACACGCCCTGACGGATGTATTCGGACAGCCGCTCGGCCTGTTGCCTGACTTCAGTCTCCTGCTGTATGACGCGCTTTGCGTCACGGGCCTGATCGGCGTCCTGCTGCGCCGTGATCGCCGCGCCGGATTGCCGCATCTGGCCTTCCTGTCCGCACTCGGGGCCTTCTGGTGGTGGGGCGTGCTGACGGTTGCCGTGCGGGGCGCTGGCCCGGCGTCCGGAGCTGACCTCTCACAGATGGCCACCGGTCTGTCGGGGTGGGCAACATGGGTCTATTGGGCTGCGCTGACCTTGCTGCTCGTCCGCGACGAGTCACAGGTGCAGCACACGCTGAAGGCGCTGGGCATCGGTGGGTTGATCGTCGGCGCAGTCATCGCCCTGCAGTGGATGGGAGCCGACTTTTCCTACGTCATCGCATCGGTTCCGGGCGTATCGGAAGGCTTTCATCGGGTACGCGGGACCGACTACTACCACGCGCCTGCCGCCGGCATCGTCGCGCTGACAGCCCTTGCCCTTTTTGGTCTGACCGACGAGCGACGACGCTTTGCTGCATCGCTGGGCGCTGCGGCCCTGGTCGGACTGGCCATCCTGAACAACACGCGGGCCGTCAGTCTGGCGCTCATGAGCGGCCTGACCGTTCTGCTGATGGCTTCGTTGTGGCGACGCCAGTGGCGGACGACCGCGATGTCGTTGCTCGCTGTCGCACTCGTCGCACCGCATCTGCTCTATCTCAAGCCCTCGCTGACGGGTGCGCCTGCGCAGGTATCAGCAGCGACTTCGGAACGGGATGGCTGGACGGACTTCGGACCCTCCTCTGATCCGACGGCCGCGGAATCGCCTGGGGGTACGCCTACGCGAAGGGCGGCGGTGGCCGAAGTGGCAAGGGCGAACGCGCCGCGGTCGGCGCTGGCTGAAAGCGGCCTTGAAATCCTGCCCGACGCCTGGCTGATCGGTCATGGTATCGGCACGCTTGATCTGCCCCTCGAAGGCAATTCATTCGGCGGCCTGACCAGCACCTACTCCACGCACACCCTCTACCTGGACATGGCGCTGATGGCGGGCATTCCAGCCCTGCTTGCGGCACTTGTCGTTTTCGCTTCGGGCGCAGTCGGAGCCCTGCAGGCCATCTTCGGCAGAAATTCGTCGCCGGTGCGCACCGGGAGCGCCGCGGCGTTGCTTGCAATGCTGACGATGTTTGCCGTCATATCGCTGTTCCTGCCGCAGGAGCGCAACGAAGTCATCGGAATCGGGTTCGCCGTCGCCGCACTCGCGCTGGCCGCAGCCGGCCGGTCACGTCCCGAGGCGGCCAGCCCTGCGCTGCAGCAGGTCGGGGCGTGGATTCCCGGCTATGTGCTGATTGCGCTGGGGGCAGCCGGCTGGACCATCCTGACAAGTCCGGCCTACATCTTCCCGGCTCTGGAGCTGGTGGGCCGACACGGCGCCGAAATCGTTCTCGAACGCCAGCACGTCTATGTGAATGAGCCCGCGATGCGCCCCGTGCTGGCGTTTCTGCTGCGACTGCGCGGTGGCGACACCGCTCAGGTTTCGCTGCTTGCCGACGGCGCGCAGGCGCTCGAAGCCCGGCAGGCGTGGATTGTCTGGAACCCCGGTCGCCTTCCAGCCTACCCGGCGCTGGCAAGTCTGCTTGGAAAGCCGCGCCATCCGCACCGCAACCAGGCCCTCGCCATTTCGATGCCGGCGCACTGGTGGCTGATGCCCTCCGCGCAGCCGACGGCAAGCTTCCTGTTCGCCGGAGCTCGGCGTGAACTCCCGGCTGGCGGCCTTCACCGGTCCGTTGATGGCGCGTCGATTCAGGTGCCCGTATTGCCCAACCATGCACCTTTCGCCACTATCCGCCTCGGGCCGACCATCGGCGGGCAGGCCGACCATGTTGCCGACTTCAACCACGGATCCTCGGTGTCGTGGAATGCCGCGCACAATGCCGAAATCCGCTTTCATGTGCCGGAAATGGCGCAGCAACCGCTGCGGGCATACCGGATGACCGCGCTGCATAACCGCAGCATGCGGGCGGCAGAACGCTACGCCTGGGCTATCGAAGGTTCCGCGGACGGTCGTGCCTGGACGCAGATCGACAGCCGAAATGGTGAGCGTGTGAGCCACGATGCTTCGCTGCCTTCGACTTACTTGATCCCCGCTGCACCCGCTTTTCCGTTTTACCGCATCCGCTTCGCCCCGGCCGGGGATGCACCCGGCGCATACGCAGGGCTTGCGGAAATGGAGCTGTATTTTTCACCCGACCGCGGCTTTACCGATTGA
- a CDS encoding class I SAM-dependent methyltransferase, producing the protein MQLDIDDLRAHEDAFVDTACPACHGDDVPHAFVHQSLSYRRCGHCETLFVSPGPTESLHLDFVRSSRAMEFWREHLPADMKRTRRPMYQERVAYARDVWARMGVRPQTTLEFGAGNGEFAEELAATGVVERIVLLEPQALNLEQPGIEIMTEGFEALEAANRSFDAVFAWELIEHLIEPDQFLRVVRQVLKPGAPFILSTPNERSVETRRLGTDSSNILFDHVRLYNPASISTLLERNGFRVVELCTPGKLDVARLQGYRAEHPDLFGDDPCLNLILSDEQASAAFQTFLQQNLLSSHMRVVAVADGEWRGGKTPLLRS; encoded by the coding sequence ATGCAGCTCGACATCGATGATCTGCGTGCCCACGAGGACGCCTTTGTCGACACGGCTTGCCCGGCCTGTCATGGCGACGATGTGCCGCATGCCTTCGTGCATCAGTCGCTCTCCTATCGTCGCTGCGGACACTGCGAAACGCTGTTCGTCTCGCCTGGTCCGACGGAAAGCCTGCATCTCGATTTCGTCCGCAGCAGCCGTGCCATGGAGTTCTGGCGCGAGCACCTGCCGGCGGACATGAAGCGAACACGCCGTCCGATGTATCAGGAGCGGGTGGCCTATGCACGCGATGTCTGGGCGCGCATGGGTGTCAGACCACAAACAACCCTGGAATTCGGAGCGGGCAACGGCGAATTCGCCGAAGAACTTGCGGCGACGGGCGTCGTGGAGCGCATCGTGCTGCTTGAACCCCAGGCATTGAATCTGGAGCAGCCCGGGATCGAGATCATGACCGAAGGTTTCGAGGCGCTCGAGGCGGCCAACCGCAGTTTCGATGCGGTCTTCGCCTGGGAGCTGATCGAGCACCTGATCGAACCCGATCAGTTCCTGCGTGTGGTGCGCCAGGTGTTGAAGCCCGGAGCCCCGTTCATCCTGTCGACGCCGAATGAACGCAGTGTCGAGACACGCAGGCTCGGCACCGACTCATCGAACATCCTGTTCGATCATGTGCGGCTCTACAATCCAGCGTCGATATCCACGCTGCTCGAACGCAATGGATTCCGCGTCGTCGAGCTGTGCACGCCGGGCAAGCTCGACGTCGCACGGCTGCAGGGATACCGGGCAGAGCATCCGGACCTGTTCGGCGACGATCCGTGCCTGAATCTGATCCTGAGTGACGAGCAGGCGAGCGCGGCTTTCCAGACATTTCTCCAGCAGAACCTGCTGTCGAGTCACATGCGTGTCGTCGCCGTGGCAGACGGTGAATGGCGTGGCGGCAAGACGCCGTTGCTGCGAAGCTGA
- a CDS encoding acylneuraminate cytidylyltransferase family protein, with protein sequence MAERMLCTICARGGSKGVPNKNARLVAGKPLLAHTVEQAIESGLFDAIAFSSDSETYLDLAARAGATVLIHRPAELATDVAGKLPVIRHCVSEAEVQLGFRADVVIDLDCTSPLRLPSDIRACAALLRTSGAGNVVTAAPARRSPYFNLLERMPDGRIDLAKRPEVPILRRQDAPACFDMNASIYAWARNALFERDGLFHPDTQLYVMPEERSIDIDSELDFEIVSLLLERRAAAS encoded by the coding sequence ATGGCTGAACGAATGCTCTGCACGATCTGCGCCCGCGGCGGTTCCAAGGGTGTGCCCAACAAGAATGCGCGCCTCGTGGCGGGCAAGCCGCTGCTTGCCCACACGGTCGAACAGGCCATCGAGAGCGGCTTGTTCGATGCCATCGCCTTCAGCAGCGACAGTGAAACCTATCTTGACCTGGCGGCAAGAGCCGGTGCAACGGTGCTGATCCACCGGCCGGCAGAGCTGGCCACCGATGTCGCCGGCAAGCTGCCGGTGATCCGGCATTGCGTGTCGGAGGCCGAAGTGCAGCTCGGTTTCCGTGCGGACGTGGTCATCGATCTCGATTGCACATCGCCGCTTCGCCTGCCGTCGGACATCCGCGCATGTGCAGCGCTGCTCCGCACGAGCGGCGCCGGAAACGTGGTGACGGCTGCGCCGGCGCGACGCTCGCCCTATTTCAATCTGCTCGAACGCATGCCGGATGGACGGATCGATCTCGCCAAGCGGCCGGAAGTGCCCATCCTGCGCCGACAGGATGCGCCGGCCTGCTTCGACATGAATGCATCGATATACGCATGGGCACGCAATGCCCTGTTCGAGCGTGACGGACTGTTCCACCCGGATACCCAGCTGTATGTCATGCCTGAGGAGCGTTCCATCGACATCGACAGCGAACTCGATTTCGAGATCGTCAGTCTGTTGCTGGAACGTCGGGCCGCTGCGTCATGA
- a CDS encoding Gfo/Idh/MocA family protein, with translation MKCLVIGFGSIGRRHARVLGEIGCELAVVTSATDTSLPAFRDLRSALDVFAPGYVVIANDTRLHGPTLAALAKHGFSGPTLVEKPMLAGAGEAPVLPSGPVFVGYTLRFHPLITRLMEQLDGQALWTFTAYVGQYLPDWRPDRDYRQSYSARREDGGVVRDLSHELDYAQLLAGRWRSTIAAGGKLSTLDIDSEDAVTVLARCERCELVTVHMNYLDRSASRWILVNGPFGTLRADLVKGTLALNGDEQQFAVERDAMMRQQHLAAMSGDDPRSCDAATALSTVRWVDAIHQSLADGCRIDADPHIA, from the coding sequence ATGAAGTGTCTGGTGATCGGCTTCGGATCGATTGGCCGGCGTCATGCCCGGGTGCTGGGCGAGATCGGATGCGAGCTTGCAGTGGTCACGTCCGCAACGGACACGTCCCTGCCCGCTTTTCGCGATCTCCGGAGCGCACTCGATGTGTTTGCACCGGGTTATGTGGTGATCGCCAACGACACCCGCCTGCATGGCCCGACGCTCGCTGCGCTGGCCAAACATGGCTTTTCCGGGCCCACGCTGGTTGAAAAGCCCATGCTCGCCGGAGCCGGCGAAGCGCCGGTGCTGCCGTCCGGGCCGGTATTCGTCGGCTACACCCTGCGATTCCACCCGTTGATCACCCGCTTGATGGAACAACTCGATGGACAGGCGCTATGGACCTTCACGGCCTATGTCGGTCAGTATCTTCCGGACTGGCGTCCCGACCGTGATTACCGGCAGAGCTATTCGGCAAGGCGCGAGGACGGCGGTGTGGTCCGGGACCTGAGCCACGAACTCGATTACGCTCAGCTGCTAGCGGGGCGCTGGCGCAGCACCATCGCCGCAGGCGGCAAGCTGAGCACGCTGGACATTGACAGTGAAGACGCCGTGACGGTGCTTGCACGCTGCGAGCGCTGCGAACTGGTGACCGTGCACATGAATTACCTCGATCGATCCGCGTCGCGATGGATTCTGGTCAATGGCCCGTTCGGCACCCTCAGGGCCGATCTTGTCAAAGGCACACTGGCGCTCAATGGCGATGAGCAACAGTTCGCGGTCGAGCGGGACGCGATGATGCGGCAGCAGCATCTGGCCGCGATGTCGGGCGACGACCCGCGGTCCTGCGATGCTGCGACCGCACTGTCGACCGTGCGCTGGGTGGATGCAATTCATCAGTCCCTGGCAGACGGTTGCCGGATCGATGCAGACCCACACATTGCCTGA
- a CDS encoding SDR family oxidoreductase, with the protein MNTRTSYLRLEDKVAIVTGAAGIIGSVIARRLVGFGARVALVDIDAAGLERLAEEIGREQDDSACIRAFACDLADAGAITRTVGDIVAWSSRIDVLFNNAASKTGDLARFFDPVDTYSLDTWHEVMAVNVDGLFVMARECAARMREVGGGAIVQTASIYGAMAPDMRIYEGSFYLGQQINTPPVYAASKGAVISLTRYLAALWAADGIRVNAISPGGVSSGQNGVFHDRYRARVPMGRMAEAQEIADAALFLASPASAYMTGQNLLVDGGLSIW; encoded by the coding sequence ATGAACACTCGAACATCCTACTTGCGGCTCGAGGACAAGGTCGCCATCGTGACCGGTGCCGCCGGCATCATCGGCAGCGTGATCGCCCGACGTCTCGTCGGATTCGGTGCCAGGGTCGCGCTCGTGGACATCGACGCAGCCGGCCTCGAAAGGCTGGCCGAAGAGATCGGCAGAGAACAGGACGATAGCGCCTGCATTCGTGCCTTTGCCTGCGACCTGGCGGATGCCGGCGCCATCACCCGCACGGTCGGCGACATCGTTGCCTGGAGTTCGCGCATCGACGTGCTGTTCAACAACGCGGCAAGCAAGACCGGCGACCTCGCACGCTTCTTCGACCCGGTCGACACGTACTCGCTGGACACCTGGCACGAAGTCATGGCGGTCAATGTGGACGGCCTGTTCGTCATGGCGCGGGAATGCGCGGCGCGCATGCGCGAAGTTGGGGGAGGTGCCATTGTGCAGACGGCGTCCATCTACGGTGCCATGGCGCCCGACATGCGCATCTACGAGGGCTCGTTCTATCTCGGTCAGCAGATCAACACGCCACCGGTCTATGCGGCATCAAAGGGCGCCGTCATCTCGCTGACGCGCTATCTGGCCGCACTGTGGGCGGCCGATGGCATCCGCGTGAATGCCATTTCGCCGGGTGGCGTATCGAGCGGGCAGAATGGTGTTTTCCATGACAGGTATCGGGCGCGGGTGCCGATGGGTCGCATGGCCGAGGCGCAGGAGATCGCCGACGCGGCGCTGTTTCTTGCCTCACCGGCATCGGCCTACATGACCGGCCAGAATCTGCTGGTCGACGGGGGATTGTCGATATGGTGA
- the neuB gene encoding N-acetylneuraminate synthase, whose amino-acid sequence MVSSRASTVPQRCLIIAEAGVNHNGSEDNALRLVDAAVAAGADIVKFQTFKADRLVTRAAKKAAYQETQTGEGDQYSMLKALELDEDAHARIARHCAEQGIEFLSTGFDEASTDFLVSLGIRRLKLPSGELTNAPFVRFLASRGLPLIVSTGMATLDEVAQAVDWVRDARLAAGHDAPLAEVLTLLHCTSNYPTPLSDVNLLAMRTLQDRFGLPVGYSDHTAGIFVAPLARALGASVFEKHFTLDRTMPGPDHAASLEPAELARMVSAIRDTELILGDGFKAPTGPELEVRVAARRSVTLAGDVRTGQQLRAEDLTLMRPGNGIPPAELDSVIGRTVIRSMQAGDTLHREDLAP is encoded by the coding sequence ATGGTGAGCAGCCGGGCATCGACGGTGCCGCAGCGCTGCCTGATCATCGCCGAGGCCGGTGTCAATCACAACGGTTCGGAAGACAACGCGCTGAGACTGGTGGACGCCGCGGTGGCGGCCGGCGCCGACATCGTCAAGTTCCAGACCTTCAAGGCGGATCGCCTGGTGACACGGGCCGCGAAGAAGGCTGCGTACCAGGAAACCCAGACCGGGGAAGGCGACCAGTATTCCATGCTCAAGGCGCTCGAGCTGGACGAGGACGCACACGCGCGCATCGCCCGTCACTGTGCGGAGCAGGGCATCGAATTTCTGTCGACCGGGTTTGACGAGGCATCGACCGATTTCCTGGTGTCACTGGGCATACGCCGGCTCAAGCTGCCTTCCGGCGAACTGACGAACGCGCCTTTCGTCCGTTTTCTTGCGTCCAGAGGCTTGCCGCTCATCGTATCGACCGGCATGGCCACCCTCGATGAGGTTGCGCAGGCGGTCGACTGGGTGCGTGACGCACGGCTGGCGGCTGGCCACGATGCTCCGTTGGCCGAAGTCCTGACGCTGCTGCATTGCACGTCGAACTATCCGACGCCACTGAGCGACGTGAATCTGCTTGCGATGCGCACGCTGCAGGACCGCTTCGGCTTGCCGGTCGGCTACTCCGATCACACGGCGGGCATCTTCGTCGCGCCGCTGGCGCGCGCACTCGGTGCCAGCGTGTTCGAAAAGCACTTTACCCTCGACCGCACCATGCCGGGCCCTGACCATGCCGCGTCGCTCGAACCGGCCGAACTGGCCCGGATGGTCAGCGCCATCCGCGATACCGAACTGATACTCGGTGACGGCTTCAAGGCGCCGACCGGGCCGGAACTCGAGGTCAGGGTGGCGGCTCGACGCAGCGTGACGCTCGCGGGTGACGTACGAACCGGACAACAGCTGCGTGCTGAAGACCTCACGCTGATGCGGCCCGGCAACGGCATCCCGCCGGCAGAGCTGGACAGCGTTATCGGACGCACTGTCATCCGTTCGATGCAGGCGGGCGATACCCTGCACCGGGAAGATCTTGCGCCGTGA
- the neuC gene encoding UDP-N-acetylglucosamine 2-epimerase has protein sequence MQRTLSAIHRDSRLDLGLCVTGMHLLPAYGETVHEIEGFGLKIIGRIPVVLDGTSGATMARALAVQLDGMTRLFEDYRPDLVLVLGDRGEMLAAALAALHLNIPTAHIHGGELSGTVDEPVRHAISKISHYHFTSTEGARQRLIRMGERPEHVFVSGAPGLDGLTDAVATDRSALSLRFGFDPARPLALMVFHPVLQEADTARHQARMLLDALHDRGCQTICLLPNSDAGGAAVRAEIEARSSAPDCAVLAHLPRDEYLTCLACADVLVGNSSSGIIEAASFGLPVVNVGTRQHGRERSSNVIDSEPGRPALDEALDAALKRGRQVCENVYGDGQTSRRIVEWLATLPLDADLMNKQNAY, from the coding sequence ATGCAACGTACGCTGAGCGCGATCCACCGCGATTCCCGGCTCGACCTCGGACTGTGCGTCACCGGCATGCATCTGCTGCCGGCCTACGGTGAAACGGTTCACGAGATTGAGGGCTTCGGGCTGAAGATCATCGGTCGCATACCGGTTGTTCTCGACGGCACTTCGGGCGCGACGATGGCTCGGGCGCTGGCCGTCCAGCTGGATGGAATGACGCGCCTGTTCGAGGACTATCGCCCGGACCTCGTGCTGGTGCTGGGTGATCGGGGGGAAATGCTGGCCGCCGCGCTGGCCGCCCTTCACCTGAATATTCCGACGGCACACATCCACGGAGGCGAGTTGTCGGGTACCGTGGATGAGCCGGTCCGACACGCGATTTCGAAGATTTCGCACTATCATTTCACCAGCACCGAAGGGGCGCGACAGCGGCTGATACGCATGGGCGAGCGACCTGAGCACGTTTTTGTTTCGGGCGCACCGGGCCTGGACGGGCTGACCGATGCGGTCGCTACCGATCGCTCTGCGCTGAGCCTTCGCTTCGGATTCGATCCGGCACGGCCGCTGGCGCTGATGGTGTTTCACCCCGTGCTGCAGGAAGCCGATACCGCGCGCCACCAGGCACGCATGCTGCTCGATGCACTGCATGACCGGGGTTGCCAGACGATCTGCCTGCTGCCGAACAGTGATGCAGGCGGTGCAGCGGTGCGGGCCGAGATCGAGGCGCGTTCGTCGGCGCCGGACTGCGCAGTGCTGGCGCATCTGCCGCGCGATGAGTATCTGACGTGTCTGGCGTGCGCTGACGTGCTTGTCGGCAATTCGAGCAGCGGCATCATCGAGGCGGCGAGTTTCGGGTTGCCGGTCGTCAATGTAGGCACCCGTCAGCACGGCCGCGAACGCAGCAGCAACGTCATCGACAGCGAGCCAGGCCGTCCGGCGCTCGACGAAGCCCTCGACGCCGCGCTGAAGCGTGGCCGGCAGGTCTGCGAAAACGTCTATGGCGACGGGCAGACGAGTCGGCGTATCGTCGAATGGCTCGCCACGTTGCCGCTTGATGCTGACTTGATGAATAAACAGAATGCCTACTGA
- a CDS encoding NeuD/PglB/VioB family sugar acetyltransferase translates to MVLDALLQASPEIDVCVRDDAPTSLPLLGRTVVSPALPPGAFEGSVHVAIGSNEVRCRLARLMCERGGRLLRVVHPMATVSPHATLGDGAFIAARAVVAPRARVGDGVIVNHGAVVDHDCEVGAWSHIAPGSVLGGGVTVGRRVLVGSGAIILPGLHIGDDAIIGAGAVVTQDVAEGQLKVGIPARNRHG, encoded by the coding sequence GTGGTCCTCGATGCGCTCCTGCAGGCCAGCCCGGAAATCGACGTGTGTGTGCGCGACGACGCCCCGACATCCTTGCCTCTTCTGGGCCGGACGGTCGTCAGCCCCGCATTGCCACCCGGGGCATTCGAAGGGTCGGTGCATGTCGCCATCGGTTCCAATGAAGTCCGGTGTCGTCTGGCCAGGCTGATGTGCGAGCGGGGCGGTCGATTGCTGCGGGTCGTGCATCCCATGGCCACGGTATCGCCGCATGCGACGCTGGGCGACGGCGCGTTCATCGCCGCACGGGCCGTCGTCGCGCCGCGCGCGCGCGTCGGAGACGGTGTGATCGTGAATCACGGCGCGGTCGTGGATCACGACTGCGAGGTAGGGGCGTGGAGCCATATTGCGCCGGGATCGGTGCTGGGCGGTGGCGTCACCGTAGGGCGGCGCGTACTGGTAGGCAGCGGTGCCATCATCCTGCCCGGCCTGCACATCGGGGATGACGCGATCATCGGCGCCGGTGCAGTGGTCACGCAAGACGTTGCTGAGGGACAATTGAAAGTCGGCATTCCGGCGCGAAACAGACATGGATAG
- a CDS encoding aminotransferase class I/II-fold pyridoxal phosphate-dependent enzyme, whose translation MDSVKKLLIDEQADIRTALAQLERTARGLLLLVDGDGRLKRTVTDGDLRRLLLSGANLDDRLSDLPACEPKTISDDASPEAALELMNRHRVDHIPQIDEAGRPSGLLLRRDLCSPILLSTPHLGSGERGFVDDAFRTNWIAPLGPNVDAFETELAAHVGIGHAAALSSGTAAIHLALDLLGVGPGDEVFCSTLTFVATANPILYQRATPIFIDSEPGTWNMSVPALQRALADADRRGRLPAAVIVVNLYGQSADMDPILEVCGRHGVPVVEDAAESLGATYRGKASGTLGKIGIYSFNGNKIITTSGGGMLVSDDGELVERARFLSTQGREPAPWYLHKRVAYNYRMSNILAGVGRGQLQVLEERVAARRRVLDRYREALADIKGLGWMPEADFGRSTRWLSVCVLDPDATDVTPADFIAALARQNIEARHVWNPMHRQPLFAGCAYFPHEEGCSFSDQAFQTGVCLPSGSSLEDSQIDRVSSVIRDALVHR comes from the coding sequence ATGGATAGCGTAAAGAAACTTCTGATAGACGAGCAGGCTGACATACGTACGGCCCTGGCCCAGCTGGAGCGGACGGCACGCGGTCTGCTGCTGCTCGTCGATGGCGACGGCCGGCTCAAGCGGACAGTGACCGATGGTGACTTGCGTCGGCTGCTGCTCAGCGGTGCGAACCTTGACGATCGTCTGTCGGATCTGCCCGCCTGCGAGCCGAAAACCATCAGCGACGATGCCAGTCCGGAGGCCGCACTTGAATTGATGAACCGCCACCGGGTGGACCATATCCCACAGATCGATGAGGCAGGGCGTCCTTCGGGGCTGCTGCTCCGGCGCGATCTGTGCAGTCCCATCCTGCTGTCCACGCCGCACCTCGGCAGCGGCGAGCGGGGTTTTGTGGACGATGCGTTCCGCACGAACTGGATCGCCCCGCTCGGCCCGAACGTCGATGCCTTCGAAACCGAGCTGGCCGCTCATGTGGGTATCGGTCACGCTGCGGCATTGTCCTCGGGTACCGCGGCCATCCATCTGGCGCTTGATCTGCTGGGCGTGGGACCGGGCGACGAGGTGTTCTGCTCGACGCTGACTTTCGTCGCCACCGCCAACCCGATCCTGTACCAGCGTGCCACGCCGATCTTCATCGATTCGGAGCCCGGTACATGGAACATGTCGGTGCCTGCGCTGCAGCGGGCGCTGGCTGACGCAGATCGACGCGGACGTCTTCCAGCCGCCGTCATCGTCGTCAATCTCTATGGCCAGAGTGCCGACATGGACCCGATTCTCGAAGTGTGCGGGCGCCATGGTGTTCCGGTGGTCGAGGACGCGGCGGAGTCACTCGGGGCGACGTATCGCGGAAAGGCCAGCGGCACGCTCGGAAAGATCGGCATCTATTCCTTCAACGGCAACAAGATCATCACGACATCGGGTGGCGGCATGCTCGTGTCCGATGATGGCGAACTGGTCGAACGGGCCCGGTTTCTGTCCACCCAGGGCAGAGAACCCGCTCCCTGGTATCTTCACAAGCGTGTTGCGTACAACTACCGCATGAGCAACATTCTTGCCGGCGTAGGACGCGGACAGCTGCAGGTGCTGGAAGAACGGGTTGCAGCCCGCCGCCGCGTGCTTGACCGCTATCGTGAAGCGCTGGCGGACATCAAGGGGCTGGGATGGATGCCCGAGGCGGACTTCGGCCGCTCGACCCGCTGGCTCAGCGTGTGCGTGCTCGATCCGGACGCCACGGATGTGACTCCGGCCGATTTCATCGCCGCACTGGCACGACAGAACATCGAGGCACGACACGTCTGGAATCCGATGCACCGGCAACCACTTTTCGCAGGCTGCGCCTATTTCCCGCACGAAGAGGGCTGCAGCTTCAGCGATCAGGCATTTCAAACGGGGGTGTGCCTGCCGTCGGGCTCCAGTCTGGAAGATTCGCAGATCGATCGAGTGTCCAGCGTCATTCGCGATGCGCTCGTCCATCGTTGA